One Vigna unguiculata cultivar IT97K-499-35 chromosome 7, ASM411807v1, whole genome shotgun sequence genomic region harbors:
- the LOC114192694 gene encoding transcription factor UNE12-like, producing the protein MEEQSNEENTVQLTSCDTGGTAHDVSHSAEGHLIPNPKFFIAASSGRNESHWTCFPKPPHNYVKYLSESSTYLPNTDYMMGGSYLPVGSISDGNVVNGSDTNFFYNDPGKVCAFKPIGSSSNDLDIKKMGFWRADEGEEVIKVETESSQNFLCAESQALWTTDSLGDKHNALHDPTVMVGAPASLPKSGSSSSKEKARVTDRQRRQRIADNLKALHELLPNPAEGSQAYILDDIIDYVKYLQLQIKEQSGSKLQEESTGIPLVFHEGYGHYINQQILNEPLEEIMGKLLEEHSAAAGQLLESKGLFLLPMALVDDLSEAMQMFGGVL; encoded by the exons ATGGAAGAGCAAAGTAATGAAGAGAATACTGTGCAACTAACATCCTGCGACACTGGGGGAACAGCCCATGATGTTTCTCACTCAGCTGAGGGTCATCTCATTCCCAACCCAAAATTTTTCATTGCAGCATCATCTGGAAGAAATGAGAGCCACTGGACTTGCTTTCCAAAACCACCCCACAACTATGTTAAGTATCTTTCAGAATCCTCAACATATCTGCCAAACACTGATTACATGATGGGGGGTAGTTATCTACCTGTTGGCAGCATCAGTGATGGTAACGTGGTTAATGGATCAGACACAAACTTCTTTTACAATGATCCAGGGAAAGTCTGTGCCTTTAAGCCTATTGGTTCTTCAAGTAATGACCTTGACATTAAGAAG ATGGGGTTTTGGAGAGCTGATGAAGGGGAGGAAGTGATTAAAGTTGAAACTGAAAGTAGTCAAAATTTTCTTTGTGCTGAG AGTCAAGCTTTATGGACAACAGATTCTCTTGGAGATAAGCATAATGCTTTGCATGATCCAACGGTAATGGTTGGTGCACCTGCTTCACTTCCCAAATCAGGATCCAGCTCCTCAAAAGAGAAAGCACGTGTCACTGACCGT CAACGCAGGCAACGTATCGCTGATAATCTCAAAGCCTTACATGAATTGCTTCCAAATCCAGCAGAG gGAAGTCAAGCGTATATACTGGACGATATTATTGACTATGTCAAATATTTACAGCTTCAAATAAAG GAACAAAGTGGAAGTAAATTGCAAGAAGAATCAACTGGTATACCACTAGTTTTTCATGAG GGTTACGGTCATTATATAAACCAACAGATTCTGAACGAACCCCTTGAGGAGATAATGGGGAAATTACTTGAAGAACATTCTGCAGCAGCTGGTCAGCTACTAGAGAGCAAGGGTCTTTTCCTGCTGCCTATGGCTTTGGTTGATGATTTGAGTGAGGCTATGCAAATGTTTGGGGGAGTGCTCTAG
- the LOC114192358 gene encoding adenylate isopentenyltransferase 3, chloroplastic → MTISMFMCRLRQPMVNIPCSGKKLNVRQIEKEKVVVVMGATGAGKSRLSIDLATCFPSEIINSDKIQVYQGLDIVTNKIPKEEQRGVHHHLLGTINPDIDFTPSDFIDTSSSAIDAITTAQKLPIIVGGSNSYLEALIDDDDYKFRSRYDFLCLWVDVAMPVLQSYVAERVDHMFRNGMVDELRPFYSPDGDYSRGIRRAIGVPEFDEYFRREQVVDEETKQRLLEDAIKEIKLNTWKLAVKQLGKIHRLRNVKRWEIHRLDATPVFRRRGEEANEAWKKMVAEPSAMVVARFLCNSKNNVNVVSGLTLLPPSPSENVMAAATC, encoded by the coding sequence ATGACCATCTCAATGTTCATGTGCAGATTAAGACAACCCATGGTAAACATTCCCTGCAGTGGGAAAAAACTGAACGTGAGACAAATTGAGAAAGAGAAAGTAGTGGTTGTAATGGGAGCCACTGGGGCAGGGAAGTCAAGGCTGTCGATTGACCTAGCCACATGTTTTCCATCAGAAATCATAAACTCCGACAAAATTCAAGTGTACCAAGGTCTCGACATAGTCACAAACAAAATCCCAAAGGAGGAGCAACGTGGGGTGCACCACCACTTACTAGGAACAATAAACCCCGACATAGACTTCACACCCTCTGATTTCATTGACACCTCATCATCGGCCATTGACGCCATCACCACAGCCCAGAAGCTTCCAATCATCGTTGGCGGCTCCAACTCCTATCTCGAGGCCTTGATCGACGACGACGATTACAAGTTCCGGTCGCGCTACGATTTTCTCTGCCTCTGGGTTGACGTCGCAATGCCCGTGCTTCAATCCTACGTGGCGGAACGGGTTGACCACATGTTCCGTAACGGAATGGTTGACGAGCTGCGACCTTTTTACAGTCCCGACGGCGATTACTCCAGAGGGATTAGAAGAGCCATTGGGGTTCCTGAATTCGACGAGTACTTTCGGAGGGAGCAGGTTGTGGACGAGGAAACCAAACAGAGGTTGTTGGAAGATGCGATTAAGGAAATAAAATTGAACACGTGGAAACTTGCCGTGAAACAGTTGGGGAAGATTCACAGGCTGAGGAACGTTAAGAGATGGGAGATTCATCGCTTGGACGCCACGCCCGTGTTTCGGAGGCGCGGGGAAGAAGCCAACGAGGCGTGGAAGAAAATGGTGGCGGAACCGAGTGCTATGGTCGTTGCGCGCTTTCTCTGTAACTCCAAAAACAATGTTAACGTTGTTTCTGGACTTACACTGTTGCCACCTTCACCTTCGGAGAATGTTATGGCTGCGGCAACGTGCTAG
- the LOC114190022 gene encoding protein WHAT'S THIS FACTOR 1 homolog, chloroplastic — protein sequence MFCKTKTHTLFYHNNARTISSLKVVWRKDPALDRAIEYDKRYKQCARVVKEVLNEPGQVIPLRYLEKRRERMRLKVKAETFINQNPGLFDVYYSRIKPKSEPVRFIRPSDRLHCFLQEEQRIFSENEPFIVSKLCKLLMMSKNKFISADKLLHVKREFGFPNDFLVDLVPRYPQYFRLTGSPGEGKSFLELVDWNPEFAKSVIEKRAEEESERLGIRVRPNFNVELPPGFVLKKEMREWVRDWLELDYVSPYQDVSHLDQASREMEKRSVGVFHELLSLSLHKRIPVPILGKFCDDYRFSNAFSSTFTRHSGIFYLSLKGGIETALLREAYRGEELIDRDPLLRIKDKFVELLEEGWRQRKEQLILKQERINEDMELLATKVGE from the coding sequence ATGTTCTGCAAAACCAAAACCCACACTCTTTTCTACCATAACAATGCAAGAACTATATCAAGCCTCAAAGTAGTGTGGCGCAAGGACCCAGCACTGGACCGAGCCATAGAGTACGACAAGCGTTACAAGCAATGTGCCCGCGTCGTCAAAGAAGTCCTCAACGAACCAGGCCAAGTCATTCCTCTACGCTATCTCGAGAAGCGCCGCGAAAGGATGCGCCTCAAGGTCAAAGCTGAAACCTTTATCAACCAAAACCCCGGTCTGTTCGATGTCTACTATAGTCGCATCAAACCCAAAAGCGAACCGGTTCGCTTCATACGCCCCTCCGACCGCCTTCACTGCTTTCTCCAGGAAGAGCAACGGATTTTCTCCGAGAACGAGCCCTTCATTGTCTCCAAGTTGTGTAAACTGTTAATGATGTCCAAGAACAAGTTTATCAGTGCTGATAAGTTGCTTCACGTGAAGAGGGAGTTCGGGTTCCCTAATGATTTTTTGGTTGATTTGGTTCCTCGGTATCCGCAATATTTTAGGTTAACTGGGTCTCCTGGGGAGGGGAAATCGTTTCTTGAATTGGTTGATTGGAACCCCGAGTTTGCAAAATCTGTTATTGAGAAAAGGGCCGAGGAGGAGAGTGAGCGATTGGGGATTAGGGTTAGGCCTAATTTCAATGTGGAGCTGCCGCCAGGGTTTGTGTTGAAGAAGGAGATGAGAGAGTGGGTTAGGGATTGGCTTGAGCTTGATTATGTGTCCCCTTATCAGGATGTGTCCCATTTGGACCAGGCTTCCAGAGAGATGGAGAAGAGATCCGTTGGAGTGTTCCATGAATTGCTTTCTCTTTCCTTGCATAAGAGGATTCCGGTTCCGATCCTTGGAAAGTTTTGCGATGACTATAGGTTTTCCAATGCGTTTTCCAGCACTTTTACCCGTCATTCAGGGATATTCTATTTGTCCTTGAAAGGTGGGATTGAGACGGCATTGCTGAGAGAAGCATACCGAGGTGAGGAGTTGATTGACCGTGATCCGTTGCTTCggataaaagataaatttgttGAGTTGTTGGAGGAGGGATGGCGGCAAAGAAAGGAGCAATTGATATTGAAGCAAGAAAGGATCAATGAAGATATGGAGCTATTGGCCACGAAAGTTGGTGAATGA